A single Rhodothermales bacterium DNA region contains:
- a CDS encoding aspartate aminotransferase family protein produces MSSDLARAFSRHVAWTSDSPIGVEVLSADGPYIHLSDGSKLVDFISGIAVSSVGHRHPRVVEAIREQVDRHLHVMVYGEFVLRAQVRFAELLAIHLPPALQVVYFTMSGTEANEGALKLAKKHTGRTGLVAFERSYHGDSHGSLSVTGRDVYRAPYEPLLPGVTFLPFDDMTALDAISEEAACVIVEPIQGEGGIRVPSHDWMKRLRERCTETGALLIFDEIQTGFGRTGTLFAFEGFGVVPDIITFAKAMGGGMPLGAFVASAGIMATLRDNPPLSHVTTFGGHPVSCAAAHAALEVIIDERLAERASTIEQRVRGALGHTRIREIRGRGAMLGMVLASREITETVVRRCLERGILLGWTLHSDSLVRIAPPLNIPFDLLDETLVTICAVLDEVA; encoded by the coding sequence ATGTCCTCTGATCTAGCGCGAGCATTTAGTCGGCACGTAGCCTGGACGAGTGATTCACCCATCGGCGTGGAGGTCTTGTCCGCCGACGGCCCGTACATCCATCTGTCGGATGGCAGCAAGCTGGTTGATTTCATAAGCGGCATCGCAGTGTCCTCGGTCGGTCATAGGCATCCGCGCGTGGTCGAGGCCATTCGCGAGCAGGTGGATCGGCATCTTCATGTAATGGTGTACGGTGAGTTTGTATTGCGCGCTCAGGTTCGGTTTGCCGAGCTGCTGGCCATCCACCTTCCGCCGGCCCTTCAGGTCGTCTACTTTACGATGTCCGGCACTGAGGCAAACGAGGGCGCGCTGAAGCTCGCGAAGAAACACACGGGTCGGACGGGTCTCGTTGCATTCGAGCGATCGTATCACGGTGATTCACACGGGTCGCTTTCGGTCACGGGACGTGACGTGTACCGTGCGCCGTACGAGCCTCTGCTTCCGGGTGTGACGTTCCTTCCGTTCGATGATATGACGGCGCTGGATGCCATCTCCGAGGAAGCGGCGTGCGTCATCGTCGAGCCGATTCAGGGAGAGGGAGGGATTCGGGTGCCGTCGCACGACTGGATGAAGCGGCTGCGCGAGCGATGCACAGAGACCGGCGCCCTGTTGATCTTCGATGAGATCCAGACGGGCTTCGGCCGCACCGGAACCCTGTTCGCCTTCGAGGGCTTCGGTGTGGTTCCAGACATCATCACATTTGCCAAGGCGATGGGAGGGGGAATGCCGCTGGGTGCTTTTGTGGCGAGCGCCGGGATCATGGCCACCCTGCGCGATAACCCGCCCCTGTCTCACGTGACGACGTTCGGCGGCCACCCGGTGTCGTGTGCGGCTGCGCATGCAGCACTCGAAGTGATCATCGACGAACGACTCGCTGAACGAGCCAGTACTATAGAGCAGCGCGTGCGAGGGGCCCTCGGGCACACGCGGATTCGTGAGATTCGCGGCCGTGGTGCCATGCTCGGAATGGTGCTCGCAAGCCGGGAGATTACAGAGACCGTTGTACGCCGATGCCTCGAAAGGGGGATTCTACTGGGGTGGACGCTGCACTCAGATTCACTCGTTCGAATCGCGCCGCCGCTCAACATACCGTTCGACTTGTTGGACGAAACGCTGGTCACGATCTGCGCGGTACTTGATGAGGTAGCGTAG
- a CDS encoding ATP-dependent 6-phosphofructokinase encodes MKGTIGILTGGGDVPGLNPAIRAVTVRAIREGYRVIGLRRGWAGLVDMVRDKDADNSDNFSVLTEEIVNRAGRTGGTFLHTSRTRPSKLPGAVVPPHLQDKYSDEINDITEDVLKNLEWLGIDFLIPIGGDDTLSYAYRLHKEGVNVVAIPKTMDNDVPGTDYCIGFGTCVTRTIELTHTLRTTAGSHERFLVLEVFGRYAGYSALLPTMAGAADRCVIPECEFDMELLTELLSYDRTRHPSNYSVVLVSEGAKIKNDDSMSFEGSDVDQYGHRKLGGIGDRVATRLKELSPKYNNGRRINVVNQRLGYLVRCGDPDALDSIVPMAFGNLALDLVLEGTSGRLVSIRNGVYDTVSLEVVNSPHKVVDVYKYYNEDRLRPNYKTFYQKPLFIMTSDN; translated from the coding sequence ATGAAGGGCACAATCGGAATTCTCACGGGTGGCGGCGACGTGCCCGGACTCAATCCTGCTATTCGTGCTGTCACCGTACGGGCAATCCGCGAAGGCTACCGTGTTATCGGACTTCGCCGGGGGTGGGCAGGGCTCGTTGACATGGTTCGCGACAAGGACGCCGACAACTCAGACAACTTCAGTGTTCTGACGGAGGAAATCGTGAACCGCGCCGGACGAACAGGTGGCACGTTTCTCCACACGTCGCGAACGCGACCCAGCAAACTCCCGGGTGCCGTCGTGCCCCCGCATCTTCAGGACAAGTACTCGGACGAAATCAACGACATCACCGAGGACGTTCTCAAGAACCTCGAGTGGCTGGGAATAGACTTTCTGATCCCGATCGGTGGCGACGACACGTTGAGCTACGCCTACAGACTGCATAAGGAAGGCGTCAACGTGGTGGCGATCCCCAAGACTATGGATAACGACGTGCCCGGTACCGACTACTGCATCGGTTTCGGCACATGTGTCACACGGACGATCGAACTCACGCACACTCTAAGGACGACTGCCGGTTCGCACGAACGTTTCCTCGTGCTCGAGGTCTTCGGTCGCTACGCCGGCTACAGCGCACTCCTGCCAACCATGGCTGGCGCGGCCGACCGATGTGTGATCCCCGAGTGCGAGTTCGACATGGAACTGCTTACCGAATTGCTGTCCTATGATCGGACTCGTCACCCGAGCAACTACTCCGTCGTCCTCGTGTCAGAGGGTGCAAAAATCAAGAACGACGACAGCATGTCGTTCGAAGGCTCTGACGTGGATCAGTACGGGCATCGCAAACTGGGAGGCATCGGCGACCGGGTTGCGACGCGCCTCAAGGAGCTTTCGCCCAAGTACAATAATGGCCGGCGAATCAACGTTGTAAACCAGAGGCTCGGCTACCTTGTGAGATGCGGAGACCCGGACGCGCTGGATTCAATTGTACCGATGGCGTTCGGAAACCTTGCGCTGGACCTGGTCCTCGAAGGCACTTCTGGCCGACTGGTAAGCATTCGCAACGGCGTTTATGATACCGTATCGCTCGAAGTTGTCAATAGCCCGCACAAGGTTGTCGACGTCTACAAATACTACAACGAAGACCGACTAAGGCCCAACTACAAAACATTCTACCAGAAGCCGCTGTTCATTATGACCAGCGATAACTAG